CGTCGTCACCGACCGGGGTCACCGCCCCGACCGGGCGGCGGACGACGGCCCACAGGGCGTAGGCCGTCAGGAGGTTCGGGTCGATGCCGGAGGCCGGGTCGGTCTCGTGTGCGTCGCCCGGAGCGGGCACGGTGGAACTCATGGGTCCTTTGTCCTATCGGTTGCCAGGGATTACCTCGGCCCCTGCCGAAGAGCGCCCGACGAGGAGGACCCGCGCGGCGGCGATGCGTCGGCCGGTCACCGCCGTCGGAGCACCGCTACGACGATACCCCCGACCACTGCCACGCCGGCTGCGAGCCCGGCCAGGTACGGCACGGGGTTCTCGTCCGCGCGCCGCTTCACCTTCGCGGCGGCGATGCCGAGCTGCTTCGGGACGTTGAGCTTGTCCTCGATGGCGTCGAGGGTGTCGAACAGCTGCGCGCGGGTCGCCGCGACGCGGTCGGCCAAGTCGTCGTGCTGGTCGGTCACGGTTCCTCCGTCGGTGGTGCTGGTGCTGGTGGCGTCTGCGCGACCTCGGTCGCTGCCTGGGGTCGGCGTCAGAACCGGCCGCCGACGTCGGGCTTGCGCGATCCGTACTGCGTCCCCGGGGTCGGCTTCTTG
This is a stretch of genomic DNA from Curtobacterium sp. 458. It encodes these proteins:
- a CDS encoding DUF3618 domain-containing protein, which translates into the protein MTDQHDDLADRVAATRAQLFDTLDAIEDKLNVPKQLGIAAAKVKRRADENPVPYLAGLAAGVAVVGGIVVAVLRRR